The Brienomyrus brachyistius isolate T26 chromosome 7, BBRACH_0.4, whole genome shotgun sequence DNA segment TTCCCTTACTGATTTAAAAATTAACACAACAATAATCAGGGCAATGCTGATGGATGCAGGAGAAAGAGGATTAGCATTTAGATATCTGTGTTGTCTCCATGAAATATTTATTGGTAATTAATGCATTCAGGAAAAACTTACATTAACTGAAAGAAGCAGATTGCAGATAATGCAGAAAAGCTGCTCATCCTTACCTGCAGACAAGCCCACAAGTTGGGGCCCACAGCACCGCATGACTGACACGTGCCCTACAGTGCAACGCAGACAACCAAATACCACAATTACCTCATGAAATCAGTCAAAACAGTatactgtgtgttttttttccatacgaTAAGCTGGCTTTTCATTTGTATTGGAAACTTCTTTAAggtaagatatatatatatatatatatatatatatatatatatatatatttttttttttttttattatttttttttattatatttttacattgcttccgggataggctccggaccccctgtgacccagtaggataagcggtttggaaaatggatggatggatggatatttttacaaACCCCACCACGACAGATGGAATTTTGGGGTAGGATTTCCGAGTCAGCCAGCGTGCGGCATCCATGGAGTAGGTGTACTTAAGGATTTTGCACTCAATGTGATTTGCTTACTTTACCcgccatgggattcaaacctatgCCCTTCTGGAATGGGGCACTAAAGCATATGAGCGACACACCTCCAGAACTAGTGGTGCATAAACCCTttacacattttaaaaacataatcAGTATTTCTATTGTGCTATGTTTCACATTTTGCCACACCCTTTATTGTTCATATTAACAACAAAGCATAAAAAATGCATTGCTAAAATGAAGATTATCTACAGCACATTACTGTAAAGAAGGCAATTAAAACAATAAccgtacatttaaaaaatgtaataactGTACATTAAGAAAATAAAGCACCCATACCTTTGATTTCTGTAGAAGTTCCTCCTTGGTAACCTCTCCAATGGAGTCTAGATGAGGGCAAAGCTCTCCGTGGTTTGTCATCTTTCAagtttttgttttacctgcaaatGAAAAATATCATAGTAATAAAATTTCAGAATTGCCATGTACATTTCTGATGCAATCCTACAAAACCATACAAGCAATGCTTGTGTGACATTTTGGAGAAATCAACCTCACGTTCATAGATAAACGTTCATGGAGGTTCTCATAATGTAAAtattctgaaataaatacataatcaCCACTGTCATTTGTCCTATTTTGAACAAAGTAACCATACAGAAGACCTCGAAATGCATATGCTGTATGTTTGCCAAGACCTGTCATGTTCATCTTTACTACGGAAGCCAAAGAAAATGCTGTTTCATGAAAGACTAACCGCAGAAAGACTCCACTGAACACGCCATCTCATACGGAAAAGTACGGCAGATGTATTCCCAGCCTTAGTTTACATGTCGTTGGTGAGAATAATCTCGGTTATTATAAACAGCCCAGAATAAAGATCACAGTACGAGGCAGCAGCCATGTCGGCGCCAGAGACGCAACCCAAAGCGTAGCACAAAATATCATAACGTAGCATTTACTGAGTGCACATAGGAACTTAAACAAATAACCCGCATCACTATACTGTGCAACGTCATACTTGGAAATAACTTTTAGCCACCTTACTGTTCAGCGACAGAATGATGATAATACCTGTTAACTCCATCTGTCAATATTCAGATACAGTCTAATGACAGCAGCGGCAGTCACGACACACCTTGATTAAACGATACGTCGTTACTGTTGGATTTTACCCAGCCCGCATTGAATATGATAGCGCATCCTGCAGATAAACAGGCCCCGTTTTTACTTCTTAACACCTGGGTAGGAGCATCCGCCAGTAAAAGGGGATGACAGACGGGCGTCTGCACAGCGAATCCCCAGTTAAGAGACGTATTCACCTCCTCCACGTAATGCAAAGTCGGTGATCGGAGATATTCATTTCGACGGGCAGAACTGAGGAAGAGAGACCCAGCTGATGCCACGGAGAGATGCCAGCCCCCGTCCagttatttacaacatggttCGCGTCAGCTTTGTTGTGTTTCCGGTGCCCGAATAGTCAGCGGCTGCATCCACAGACGGCGGAGTGGCTTCGGTTTTGTGATCATGATACACGATACAGCTACGTGAATTATAAAGGAACAAAGATAATCAGAAACGAGGATGGTGTTCATATCATGGATAATAATGCTTGCTAGACACTAGTAAATATTATTGTGGCCTGCACACATGTGAACGTTACACTTTAAACAGACATGGAATCCCGTAGCATTTGCTACATCTTCCAAACAAAATGTAACAAGCATGATTTCAGAAAGCTAAAATCTGTAAGAAAATGACACAAACCAAAAAACAAAGACAACGGGTACGTGAGACAAAACGATTTGGGGTATACGCAGTACAGCGCGTCACATCCGGTTTATGAATAATTCTCAACTGGAATTTCCGCTTAATATACTGAGCATGCGCTGTCGCTGAGTCACGTGATTAAGCATCGTCGCGCTCAAGCCCCAGAAGGTAGATCGTAAAGGAGTTGAGGTTTATATCCGAAATTGGATCGTAATAATGCCGCCTTCAAAGAATTTCAGGAGAAGGAAAGCTGACTCGGATgacgaggaggatgaggagataACTGCCGAAGTCAGGTGACTAGTTAGTTATCTCGTTGGCTACACGGTTTCTCATAGTTTACTGGATCGTGTTAAAATGTCGGATGGATATACAGTATTTATGTAACTGTGTATTTCTAAGGAATTACATTCGGCAAGTGGAATCAGAATCATTAAACGCGAATGTAAACAATGCCGCGCTTCCGTGTTTGCTTCGGGAATGGCTCTGATTTCTGCTGTCTAATGTCATCTTCTCATTTGTACTCCGTATTTAACACAGGTCTAAAGTGGACGAGGTCAAAGAAATTCAGAGTTTACGTAAGAGACAAAGCGGCGTAAGGTAATTTTcgtaaataaaatacatgtaattaaCTCAGCCACCAGCGGAAGAGAAACCCTTGTAAACTTTTGCATATTCTTCAATTTGCTTTATTAGGATAAAATCTGTGAAAAATGGCAAGAGCTGAGGTCTGGTCCTTGGTATAGAAACTGTAATCAGAGATAATCCTTATATTTCACACCTCAGGAAAATGGTTCTAAGGAAACGTTACATGTCATATTAaggttttttttgttacatGTCATAATTTGACAAATTTCTAATTCTTTGTTTCAGTATAGTATCATTGCTGGTTGGTGAGAAACTGCCACCGGAAGCTGAGATTGAGGTGGGTTCTGCACAGTTTACTAAAAGCCTATCTCGTCTGTTGGCGCTACTTATTCTGGTGAAGGTCACAGTGCTTGTTAAACCAGTTTTATGTAAAGCTGCCTAAAAGTTATATCTTATATGTTAAAAATTGAATTTGAATACTATGGTTCATAATAAGACACACGTGATGCTTGTGGAAACATTACTCAGCTTCAGCTGTTTGTCGGCTCTAGGTACAGTACAGTGCCAGATGTACTTTTAGCATTGCTGTATCTTTATTATcatgtactgtattattattattattattattattgttgttcatTCTTGCCTACAGACCTGATTTCTGCCTCTATAAAAAAACGGGttctttcttttgtttttccaggATGATCCTTTTAAGCTGAAGACGGGAGGTGTTGTTGATATGAAAAAGGTTAAAGACCGAAACAGAGACATGTAAGAATGCAAATGGTTACAAATATTAATGTTTTCAATGGATACTTATATTCATGTGATGTCACTTGCATTGTATTATTTGTTAAGGGAGCTAAATGATGTGTTTGTGATTGATTCTTCAGCACCCAGGATGAAACCGACCTTAATCTGGGAACATCTTTTTCTGCCGAGACCAATCGAAGAGACGAAGACGCTGATATGTATGTCTTTCATTTTGTGGCTTGTACCCCTTTACACTTGGAGGAaactttatatttatatttaaatgataTTTAACCACAATGTAACATTTTTGTCATTATCCATCATTATCTGTATGATTTGAGAGTGTTTGGTTCAAATATTATGCATATTTCTGGGTCCAAGTTAAAGCTAAGTATTTTGCTAATATTATTTTGAAGAAAATATTTATTCGGATTTATAATCTTATTACTGCAGTTGCTGGTAACAATTTTGTAGTGACTGAAACAAATTAAAGAAACAGATTGTAAGAATGGAGATTTTAAACTTTATACGACATGGTAATTATATTAGGAAGGTTACGACTGCAGTTATTGTGCTAAAATAATTTCAGCAACCCCAAGGCACAACATGGTCATTCCTTATTCTCTACAGATTCTTACTCTGTCGCTGTTTTTCTACTAGGATGAAATACATCGAGACGGAGCTGAAGAAAAAGAAAGGTATGATAGAGACAGAGGAGCAGAAAGTAAAAGCCAAGAATGCAGAAGACCTCCTTTACGAGCTGCCAGAGAACATCCGCGTGGCCTCTGCCAAGAAGACGGAGGAGATGCTCTCCAACCAGATGCTGAGCGGAATCCCAGAGGTGGACTTGGGCATAGAGTGAGTTTGATGAAACGTAAAGCGCAGCATTCAGTATCTTTTATGTGCTCAGAATGTAGAGGCTACGGTGACTGGAAATTAGCTCATATTGAATCATTGTGTCATAGTTGACGATTTATTTCTTTCAACCCTTTTAAGCGCCAAGATCAAAAACATCATCTACACAGAGGAAGCTAAAGCCAGGCTCATAGCCGAACAGAGGAACAAAAAGAAAGATAGCGGGACCTCCTTCGTGCCCACCAACATTGCAGTCAATTACGTCCAGCACAACCGCTGTAAGTAAGAGCCACACAGAGTAACGAGTGAAATGTATTGCAGCCGTATCATGTGAATTTATGCTTAGTTGGAGATTTGTGCACACTTATCCATGGGCTCACTTTACACTCGTGATTGTAGTTTACCACGAAGATGTTAATGCACCAGCCAGACGACATCGCGAGGAGCCCAAGGCACGACCTCTCCGCGTGGGAGACACTGAAAAGCCTGAAGCGGAGAGTAAGTCCCGCGTGACCGGAGAGTGCCTCGCAGCTGTGCTGCGCCTCTGCAGCCGGCCGTTGGTCATGCTGAGAATGACATGGTGCT contains these protein-coding regions:
- the c7h9orf78 gene encoding telomere length and silencing protein 1 homolog encodes the protein MPPSKNFRRRKADSDDEEDEEITAEVRSKVDEVKEIQSLRKRQSGVSIVSLLVGEKLPPEAEIEDDPFKLKTGGVVDMKKVKDRNRDITQDETDLNLGTSFSAETNRRDEDADMMKYIETELKKKKGMIETEEQKVKAKNAEDLLYELPENIRVASAKKTEEMLSNQMLSGIPEVDLGIDAKIKNIIYTEEAKARLIAEQRNKKKDSGTSFVPTNIAVNYVQHNRFYHEDVNAPARRHREEPKARPLRVGDTEKPEAEKTPPNRKRPANEKATDDYHYEKFKKMNRRY